One genomic segment of Paenibacillus durus includes these proteins:
- a CDS encoding glycoside hydrolase family 32 protein, whose amino-acid sequence MSNLFYKPEGAWVGDLIPFYKNGTFRLFYLHDWRENKNIHGEGTSWFELRTSDFVHYEEKGEMLKHGSVSEQDLNCYTGSIIEAEGEFHLFYTGLNPYPDFTEDGEPLQCVMHAVSRDMESWRKIPEDTFYSDGIQYERHDWRDPFVFWNEEAEEYWMLLAARNKEGPSRRRGSIALCASKDLKQWEIRKPFWDPKMYVTHECPDLFRIGEWWYLVYSTFSDRFVTHYRMSKSLSGPWTAPRNDAFDARAFYAAKTWSDGNRRYAFGWDPSKENEDDYGDWQWAGNLVVHEVIQEPDGTLTVRIPETVSRHFANRQAAEWGSRLGEWKVSGESISAAADETFSCIAAGSMPETCMISARLSFSEGTRSCGIMLRASEDLDEAYYVRLEPLHNRLVFDMWPRRVKGEAQWHIDGDRPHAVELEVPIELQADTVYDIRIVVENSVCVVYLADRVAMTTRLYNLKTGDWGCFVQEGRVQFEQAALSVPSEQEVK is encoded by the coding sequence ATGTCGAACCTGTTTTACAAGCCGGAGGGGGCTTGGGTGGGAGATCTCATTCCCTTTTACAAAAACGGTACATTCCGGTTGTTCTATCTCCATGATTGGAGGGAGAACAAGAATATTCACGGAGAGGGAACCTCCTGGTTCGAGCTCCGCACAAGCGATTTCGTGCACTACGAGGAAAAAGGCGAAATGCTGAAGCATGGAAGCGTCAGCGAGCAAGACTTGAACTGTTACACTGGCTCGATCATTGAAGCCGAAGGCGAATTTCATCTGTTCTACACGGGCCTGAATCCGTACCCGGACTTCACGGAGGACGGAGAGCCGCTCCAATGCGTTATGCACGCCGTGAGCAGGGATATGGAATCGTGGCGAAAAATTCCCGAGGATACCTTCTACTCGGACGGGATTCAATATGAAAGGCATGACTGGCGCGATCCCTTCGTGTTCTGGAACGAAGAGGCGGAAGAATACTGGATGCTGCTCGCCGCAAGGAATAAGGAAGGCCCGTCCCGGCGCCGGGGGAGCATCGCATTGTGCGCTTCCAAGGATCTTAAGCAATGGGAAATCCGCAAGCCGTTCTGGGACCCGAAAATGTACGTGACCCACGAATGCCCGGACTTGTTCCGGATCGGGGAATGGTGGTATCTGGTATACTCCACGTTCTCGGACCGGTTCGTCACCCATTACCGCATGAGCAAATCGCTCAGCGGGCCTTGGACGGCGCCAAGGAACGACGCGTTTGACGCCAGAGCGTTCTATGCCGCGAAGACATGGAGCGACGGAAACCGGCGGTACGCGTTTGGCTGGGACCCCAGCAAGGAGAACGAGGACGATTACGGGGATTGGCAGTGGGCCGGCAATCTGGTTGTGCATGAGGTCATTCAGGAACCGGACGGAACGTTAACGGTGCGCATACCGGAGACCGTATCCCGGCATTTTGCAAACAGGCAGGCTGCGGAGTGGGGCTCACGGCTCGGGGAGTGGAAGGTGTCCGGGGAAAGCATCTCTGCGGCGGCTGACGAAACCTTCTCGTGCATTGCGGCCGGCTCCATGCCAGAAACGTGCATGATTTCAGCCCGGCTATCCTTCTCCGAAGGGACGAGAAGCTGTGGCATCATGCTCCGGGCCAGCGAAGACCTGGATGAAGCCTACTACGTTCGCCTTGAACCGCTTCATAACCGGCTCGTCTTCGACATGTGGCCCCGGCGGGTGAAGGGCGAAGCGCAATGGCATATCGACGGTGACCGCCCCCACGCGGTCGAACTGGAAGTGCCGATTGAATTGCAAGCGGATACGGTTTATGATATCCGGATCGTGGTGGAGAATTCCGTATGCGTCGTGTACTTGGCCGACCGGGTCGCCATGACGACACGCCTTTATAATCTGAAAACTGGAGACTGGGGCTGCTTTGTCCAGGAAGGCCGGGTGCAATTCGAACAGGCAGCTTTATCCGTTCCAAGCGAACAGGAGGTCAAATAG
- a CDS encoding ABC transporter substrate-binding protein, which yields MKRYVKWLVLTLSLVVVTALVSACGGSSNTGSTAENGSGTSANSGQKAEKKTYKWFVARGVDSPPAVTVKEIADEFSKTHPEFELVLEGTGDRPSYLQKLRTLIASNEMPAMFDTDPDAYASKLVEKGKLVDMKKLLQDLGKYDAFRPVALQYQQFADGSMYTLPIEYGIEVFWYNIKMFKDLGLEPPKTFDEFLKVAETLKQNGITPIAVDGKDKWPVLRYLAFEPFRMTGNDFIENVKQGKASFKDPAGMAGIKLVHELGTKGYFQQGFSSTDYTAARDLFLAGKTGIYYMGSWETMNFANDKLSADMKDNIGFFRLPMMDGAKTAENDYFINSGIGVAFNQETFDDTMKEFVKFLLEKYPEAYTKKGQFSPFNYSLDQAQGMPEVFYKIQDEIAKSGSVFAVPWDTRLDPATNELLGNELNALALGAHTPDDFADLMDQAIKENAPKYFK from the coding sequence ATGAAACGATACGTCAAATGGCTGGTTCTAACGTTATCGCTTGTCGTTGTAACAGCATTGGTAAGCGCTTGCGGAGGCAGCAGCAATACGGGCAGCACTGCGGAAAATGGTTCAGGAACTTCCGCAAACTCGGGGCAGAAAGCGGAAAAGAAAACCTACAAATGGTTCGTGGCCCGGGGCGTAGACAGCCCTCCGGCTGTTACCGTGAAGGAAATTGCCGACGAGTTCTCCAAGACACATCCGGAATTCGAGCTGGTTCTGGAAGGTACGGGCGATCGCCCGTCCTATTTGCAGAAGCTGCGGACATTGATCGCGAGCAACGAGATGCCCGCCATGTTCGACACCGATCCCGACGCCTATGCTTCCAAGCTGGTGGAGAAAGGCAAGCTCGTGGATATGAAGAAGCTGCTGCAGGACCTTGGAAAATACGACGCGTTCCGTCCGGTTGCCCTGCAATATCAGCAGTTCGCGGACGGCAGCATGTACACGCTCCCGATTGAATACGGGATTGAAGTATTTTGGTACAACATCAAGATGTTTAAGGATCTCGGCCTTGAACCGCCGAAGACGTTTGACGAGTTCCTTAAGGTTGCCGAGACGCTCAAGCAAAACGGGATTACGCCGATTGCCGTCGACGGCAAGGACAAATGGCCGGTGCTCCGATACCTGGCGTTCGAGCCTTTCCGCATGACCGGGAATGATTTTATCGAGAACGTCAAGCAGGGCAAGGCCTCCTTCAAGGACCCGGCGGGCATGGCAGGCATTAAACTCGTTCACGAGCTCGGCACCAAAGGGTACTTCCAGCAGGGCTTCTCATCAACGGATTACACGGCGGCGCGCGACTTGTTCCTCGCAGGCAAGACCGGAATCTATTACATGGGCTCATGGGAAACGATGAATTTCGCCAACGATAAATTAAGCGCGGATATGAAGGACAATATCGGATTTTTCCGCCTTCCCATGATGGATGGTGCCAAGACAGCGGAGAACGATTATTTCATCAACTCGGGTATCGGCGTTGCGTTCAACCAGGAGACCTTCGACGATACGATGAAGGAATTCGTCAAATTCCTCCTGGAGAAATACCCGGAAGCCTATACGAAAAAAGGCCAGTTCTCGCCTTTCAACTATTCGCTGGATCAGGCGCAAGGAATGCCGGAGGTGTTCTATAAAATCCAGGATGAAATCGCAAAATCGGGAAGCGTCTTCGCCGTCCCGTGGGATACACGCCTCGACCCAGCCACCAATGAACTGCTCGGCAACGAGCTGAATGCCTTGGCGCTCGGAGCGCATACACCGGATGATTTTGCCGACCTCATGGATCAGGCGATTAAAGAGAACGCACCGAAATATTTTAAATAA